From the genome of Halobacterium sp. R2-5:
GCGTCGGGCGTGAATCTCGGTGGCGTCGTCGCTCTGGAACGCCTGCACGTACTCCAGACCGGTGATCTTGCAGAACAGCTTCTCGCCGCCCGGGTACGGCGCGACGAGGTACGTGCCGAGCCGGACCGCCGAGCGGTTGCCCGCGGTGACGTACGCCTTCAGCGTGGTCTCCTGGCCGTCCTCGTGGATGCGGAGCCCCTCCGAGACGGCGAGCGCGCCGAGCCCGTCGTCGCTGCCGGTGTCGTCGAGGTCCGGCCGCTCGAAGTCGGCGTCGTCGTCGGCGGCGTCCGCGTCGTCGCCGCGGTCGTGGTCCGCGAAGTCCCCGAGGTCGCTCATGCTCCCGTGGTGGCGGGCCGCGCACTAACCGCTTTCCCTCGAACCGGAAGGGCTTAGGGACTGGTCGGCCGCCGTCCGACGATGCTCTCCACGGTCGAGAATACGGCAGTTCGAGCGTGTCTCGCTGGCGGCCGCCACCTCCGCGAGCGCTTCGGCCGCGAGGTCGACGCGGAGTTCTCCCGCTACGACGTGAAGTCCGCCGCGGACCGCGCGAGCGAGGAACGGATGCTCGACGTGATTCGCGACTCGCACCCCGACCACGCGGTGTACGCCGAGGAGTCCGGGGACGTCTCCGTCGGCGGCGAGTACCGCTGGGTGGTCGACCCGCTCGACGGCACGAACAACTTCGTCTCGGGGCTGCCGTCGTTCGCGACTGCGGCCGCGGTCCTCGACGACGACGGGCCGGCGATCGGCTGCGTCTACGTGCCGGTGAGCGACGACCTCTACGTCGCGCGCCGCGGCGGCGGCGTCCGCTACGACGGCGACTACGTCTCCGCCGACGGGGACGTGCCGACGGAGAAGGCGACGGTGGCGTTCGTCATCGGGCACGACGTGAAACGCGACGGGCGGCTGGACGACGCTGCGGCGATGCAGGCGGCGCTCGGCGACGCCACCAAGCGCGTCGTCGAGAGCTGGTCGCCGTGCGTCCACTGGGGCGCGCTGGCGCGCGGCCGCCTCGACGGCGTCGTCTGCTTCCACCCGGACGACGAGGAGCAGCACGTCGGCGAACTGCTCGCGTCGGAGGCCGGCGCGTCGACCGCGCGACCCGGCGACGGTGTCTACGTCGCGGCGACGACGCCGGCTGTCCGCGACGACCTGATAGCAGCGGTCCGGTAGCTCGCGTCAGCGCGCTTATGGCAGTCGCGCCCGTACCACCGGGCATGTTGCTGGTCCGGGGCTCGGCGGGCGGGACGGCGCTGACGGGGACGCTGTACGAGCGCGGCGAGGAGCCGCCGTCGTTCAAGGGCGCGCCCGACGAGGCGGCGCCGTACGTCTGGGTCTGCGACGAGTTCTACGCGGTCGAGAGCGGTGGGAGCGTCCAGCAGGTCGGCGGCCAGGACGTCAACGTGGCGTTCGAGTCGCCGATGCCCCGGGGGTTCGACACTCGCGACCAGGCCCTGGAGGCGGCCCGCGAGCACGTCCGTACGCAGTTCGCGCGCATCGGCGTCGACCCCGCGGACGTCGACATCGAGGTCGAACCCGAGCACGAAGCCCGGGCTTAGGGGTCGGTGTAGTCGTCGAACGCTCGCACGGCGACGCGCGCGGAGACGGCGGCGAGGATTCCCGCGAGGAGCACGCCGACAGCGAACGCGCCGACGTGGACGCCGGTGGTCGTGACGCCGAGCGGGTTCGCGAGCGCGCCGGCCGCTCCGGGTGATTGGGCGCCGGTCGCGATGCCCGCGGTGAGGAGGAAGGCGAGCGTGTAGACGCCGAACGCCCACATCGAGGGGACGACGACTTCGCGGTTCCGGGTGACGTTCGTGGCGTCGTGTTTCGGGTACGTGGTGCCGACGCCCGTCGCGAGTGCGGCCGCGAGCACCGGGAGGACGGCGGCCGCGGCGACGGTGCACGCGAGCGCGACGGGCGGCAGCGGGCTGAGGACTGCGAGTCCACCAGCGACGGCGAGCGTGAGCGGGACGCCGAACGCGGCGCTGGCGACGACGAGGCCGCCGACGAACTCGCGGCCGGAGACGCCGGAGGTGGCGGTCACGGGGAGGACGGCGCCCTCGTCGCCGAGCGGGTTGAGCGTGAACGCGGCGCCGGTCATCCACGCGCCGTACAGCGCGACCGAGGGCGGGAGGGAGGCGGTGACGCGGCCGGCTTCGACGCTCGCCTGCACGGGCGTCACGAGCAGGAACGCGGGGTACGCGACGAACACGAGCTTGATGGGGGCGCGGCGGGCGCGCAGCCAGCTCTTGCGCGCGACCCACGCGGCGCGCCGGCCGACGAGGCCGTCGAGGCGGCCGCCGGAGACCGAACCCGTTTCGCGCTCGCTCGCGGTGACGCGCTCGCTGTACCAGCGGCGCTCGGAGAGCCGGACGCTCGCGAGCACGCCGCCGAGCGAGAAGACGACGGAGCCCGCGAGGACCGCGGCGGCCTGCAGCGCGCTCGCGGACGGGACGACCGCGAGCACCGCGAGGTCGGCGTACCACGAGATCGGGGACGCCGCGGCGACGTCGAGGATGGGCGCGATGGCCTCGTCGAACGTGCCGGAGACGATGAGCCCGAAGTACGCGAGGAACGCGGCCGCGCCGATGAGCGTCTTGAAGCGGTCGACGAGCGCGGACCGGCTGCCGAGGTAGGCGACGCCGACGCCGACCGGGAACCCGACGAGGAACGCGGTGGTGGTGAGCGCGACGGTGGCGAGCGCGGCGAGCGGGAACGCCAGCGGCGATCCCGCGCCGAGCGCGAACGCGGCCGAGGCGACGACCAGCGGGACGACGAACAGGCCAGCGGCGCGCACGTAGCCCGCGAGCAGGAGGCCGCCGACGACGTCGCGGGCGGGGACGGTGGTGAGGTAGCCGTCGCGGGCGTCGATGTCGCCGAGCTGGACGAGCGTCATGTACGCCGCCATGAACAGCACGGCGGTGGCGAGCGCGGCGGGGACGAGGTCGACGAGCAGCCCCGCTCCGTCGGGGTCTTCGGCGAACCCCCTCCCCGCGAGGTACGCGCCGTAGCTCGCCGCCACGGTGAACGCGGCGCCGAAGGCGACGACGAGGGCGACCGCGGCGATCTGGGCGGTGCTCTTCCCGCGGAACTTCCGCCAGCCGACGCGGAGCTCGTTGGCGGCGATGCTGACCGCGTGGCCGGCGTCCGGGAGCGCGGGCATCTCAGGCCTCCCCGGTTGCTTCGTCGCCGATGCCGCCGGTGACTTCGAGGAAGACGTCTTCGAGCGTGCGCTCGTCGCCGGACTCCGCGCGGGTCTTGAGGTGGTCGGGCGACCCCTCGGTGACGAGGCGGCCGTCGTAGAGCACGCCGACGGTGTCCGCGAGCTCGTCGACGACCGGGAGGATGTGCGTCGAGAGGAACACCGTGGCGTCGCCCTCGGTGAGGTCCGCGATGGTGTCACGGACGGTGCGGGCGGCCCGCGGGTCCAGGCCCGACGTGGGTTCGTCGAGGAAGAGCACGTCGGGGTCGTGGAGCATCGCCTGGATGATGCCGACCTTCTGTTTCATCCCCTTCGAGTACGCGCCGATGCGCTTGTCGGCGTCACCGGCGAGCGAGAACCGCCCGAGCAGGTCGTCGATGCGGGCCTCGGCGTCGGCCTCGGGGAGGTCGCGGAGGCCGGCGATGTACCGCAGTTGCTCGCGGCCGGTGAGCTCGGCGTGCAGCGGCGGCTCCTCGGGGAGGTAGCCGATGTTGGAGACGACGGAATCGCGGTCTTCGATGTTAGCGCCGGCGACCGTGCCGGTGCCGTCGCTCGGCTTCGTGAGCGTCGTGAGCATCCGCATCGTGGTCGTCTTCCCGGCGCCGTTCGGCCCGAGGAAGCCGTAGACGTTGCCCTCGGGGATGGCGAGGCTGAGCCCCTCGACGGCGGTCTCGTCGCCGTACCGCTTCGTGAGGTCGCGCGTTTCGATGGCGCGGTCGGTCATTGCCGAAAATTGCCCGCTCCCCGGTCTTAAAGGTGGACGCGGGTTCGCTGCGCGCGCAATCAGGCGTCCGGCCAGCGCTGGTCGTCGTAGTTCTCGTCGCGCCGGCTGTCGAAGGACTGCTCGAGCTTGCGGACGAGTTCCGCCTTCTCGGTGGCGCCGATGCGCGCGAGCTCGTCGGCTTTCGCGACGGGCTTGGGCGGGCCGGCCTCGGCGGCGACCTGGCTCGTGACGTAGCGCTCGACGGCGTCCCGGCAGTCCTCGTCCTCGGCGAACGCGCACGGTAGCTCGACCTTGTGCACGAGGTCCGTGCGGGGGTCGTAGACGACGAAGAACGCGACCTCGTAGCACTCCGCGGGGAGCTCGCGCTCGACGCCGAGTTCGCTGGCGTCCGCGAACACGCCGTCCGCGCCGAGCGTGGACGTGAACCAGCCCGTCCACGCGAGGTCGTCGGTGACGCGCTCGTAGTCGTCGCCGTCGAACTCGCGGCGTTCGAGCACCTGCGAGAAGAACGCGGCGTCGCTGGCCCACGGCGTCGGCCGGCCGCGGTCGCGGAGCGCGCGCACGAGCGCCTGACTCGCCGGGCTCTTCACGAACCCCGCGAGCGGCACGTCCTTCTCGGCGAAGCGCTCGACGAGCCGGACGTAGTTCTCCAGGACTTCCGCCACCAGTTCGTTCTCGGTGACGAGGTCCGCGAGACTGGCGTGGCGGTCCGCCCAGTTCACGAGCTGCTTCGGGTAGACCGGACCGTCCAGTAGCAGCAAGTCGTCGACTTCGCCGGCGTGTTCGAGGGCGTGGTGGCTCTCCGCGAGGTAGAGCGCGAGCCCGTGGACGACGCGCTCCTGGTCGCGGGCGAGCGGCGCGGTGTGGACGATGCGGCCGCGCCAGTACCCCTCGTCGCGTTTGCGCCAGTCGGTGCCCATCTTCACGGTGGCGTCGTTGGAGTGGACGCTCGTGATGGTGGTGCGGGAGCGGTGGAGGTCGAGGTCGCTGGGGGTCGCGCTCATCGCGGCCTGCGCGAGGTCGAGCACCAGGCCGTTCTTGAACGTCTTCGGGTTGATGGTGCCGGAGTCGAGGCCGTGGGCGGTGTCGAACGGCGACGGCTGGAGCGCGAGTTCCTCGACGTCGGCGACGCAGCGGCGCTGTTCGCCGAGCGGTTCGAGCACGGGGCCGTCGTCGCCGTAGAGGGGGTCGAGGTAGTTCGCCCACGTCTCCTCGGCGACGTCGCGGTGCTCCTCGGCGTCCACCTCGTGGCGAATCTGGCTGGCGAGGTCCGCGATGCCGTCGAAGTGGACGGGGTCGAGGGTCATGGCCGTGCCTGCGAGGCGGAGGGTCAAATAGGCCGCCGGTCTCGGGCGGTTTACTCGCGACCGAGCGAACTTTTGTCAGAATAGTTAAATTGCTGTGCGTGGTAGGTAGTCGTAGATGTCGCAGGGCGACTCCGCGGTCAACTGGCGGCGCACCGACGACGGCGTCGAACTGTACGACGAGACGAACCCCGACGCGTGGATCCGGATGGCGGTCGAACCCGGCGCGCCCGCCGAGGAGCGGCCGTACAGCGTCTGCCCGGAGTGCGGGCTCGTCGCCGCCCAGCGCACCGTCCCCGGCCGGCACATGGCGTGCGCGGACTGCGGCGCCGAGTTCGACGTCGACGCGGCGACCGACGCCCGCGCGCCCGACGGCGACTGACGCGGGCGGCGTGCCGCGGACGACACCTAAATACGGACGGCCGCCGCACTCTCGACCATGCAGGCCGCGCTGGTGATTCTCGACGGCTGGGGGCTCGCCGACCACGACTACCGAGGCGGCAACGCCGCCTCGACGTCCCACTCGCAAGACTCGCGGGACCACTTGAACGCAGTCGAGGCAGCGGACACGCCGAACTTCGAGGCGTACGCCGACCGCGGCGGGTTCGCCACGCTCACCACGCACGGCCGCGAGGTCGGGCTGCCGCGCGGCCAGATGGGCAACAGCGAGGTCGGCCACCTCACCATCGGCTCCGGCCGGGTCGTCCTCCAGGAGTACACCCGCATCAACGACGCCATCGCGGACGGTGAACTCTGCGAGAACGACGCCATCGGCGGCGCGCTCGACCACGTCGAACGAACGGGCGGCCGTCTCCACGTCGTGGGCCTCGTCAGCGACGGCGGCGTCCACTCCGACCACGAGCACGTGCACGCGATCCTCGAGTGCGCCGCGAGCCGCGACCTCGCCGCGACCACGCACGCGTTCACTGACGGCCGCGACACCGCGCCCCACGGCGGCGAGAACTACCTCCAGACGCTCCAGGAGGTCGCCGACGAGTACGGCACCGGCGACGTCGCGACCGTCACCGGCCGGTACTACGCGATGGACCGCGACCAGAACTGGGAGCGCACGAAGCGCGCGTACGACGCCATCGTGAACCGGAACGGCGACCACCGCGCGGACTCGGCGGTCGAAGCGGTCCGGGAGAGCTACGACCGCGGCGACACGGACGAGTTCGTCGAGCCGACGACTGTCAGGGGTGGGGACGCGCTCAGCGAGGGCGACGCCGTCGTGTTCTGTAACTTCCGCGCGGACCGCGCGCGCCAGCTCGTCCGCATGCTCGCGGACGTCCGCCCCGAGGACTGGGAGGCCGAGGGCGTCTCGACGGACCCGCCTGCGGTGCCGGTGGCGACGATGACCGACTACGACGAGACGTTCGACCTCCCGGTCGCCTTCGAGTCCAAGCGCCCCGCGGACACGCTCGGGGAGGTGCTCGCCGAGCAGTCCCTCACGCAGCTCCGAGTCGCCGAGTCCGAGAAGTACCCCCACGTGACGTACTTCCTCAACGGCGGCCGCGAGGTCGAATTCCCGGGCGAACGTCGGGAAATCGTCGAGAGCCCGGACGTCCCCACGTACGACCTCGCGCCCGAGATGAGCGCCGCGGGCGTCACCGACGTCGCCCTCGACGTGCTCGACGCCGACGACCCGGACGCGCTCGTGTTGAACTACGCGAACCCCGACATGGTCGGCCACACCGGCGACTACGAGGCCGCGATCGAGGCGGTCGAAACAGTCGACGACCAGCTCGCCCGACTCGTTCCCGCGCTCCGCGACGCCGGTGCGGAGGTCCTCGTCACCGCCGACCACGGCAACGCCGACGACATGGGCACCCGCGACGACCCTCACACCGCGCACACGTTCAACCCCGTGCCGTTCGTCCACCTCCCCGCGGACGAGAGCGACGAGGGCGGACGCGCGGTCCGCGACGACGGCGCGCTCCGCGACGTTGCGCCGACGCTGCTGGACCTCGTCGGCGTCGAGAAACCGACCGCGATGACCGGCGAGACGTTACTGGATTAGCTGTCGTCCCGTCTCCCGGACACGCGCTCTCGCGCTTCTTCGCGGCTCATTCGCTCGGTGTTCTCGGCCTCCGAGCGCACCAGCGAGTACAGCACGAGCCCCGCGACTACCGCGAAGAGGGCGAACAGTCCAAACAGGGCGGCAGCGGACATACTCGGCCGTAGCCCGCCCAGCCACGTATTCGTTGTGTCAGTCCGCGGTGTAGACGACGTCGCCGTCCACGACGGTCGCCGCCACGTCGATGTCCCGGATTTCGCCGGGAGACTCCCACGGCGACTCGCCGAGCACCACGAGGTCCGCGAGCGCGCCGTCCTCGAGCACTCCCTGTTCGTCCTCCCGGAAGCCGGCGTACGCGCCGCCGCTCGTGTACGCGCGCAGCGCGTCCGTAACCGAGAGTTCCTGTGCTTCCGTCGGCGGGTTCACCGCGCAGTGGACGCCGAGCAGCGGGTCGAGGGGCATGCAGTCGCTGCCGAACGCCAGCGGCACGCCCGCCTCGCGGTAGGCCGGGAAGCGGTTGCTCGCCTCGCGGCGCTCCGTCCCGAGGCGGTCCTCGTAGAGACCCTCGCTGCCCGCCCACTTCAGGAAGTTCGGCTGCATCGACGCCACCACGCCCAGGTCGCTCATACGCTCGATGGCGTCGTCGCTCGCGAGCTCGACGTGTTCGATGCGGTGGCGGCTCGCGCCCGCGTCCGCGCAGTCCTCGTAGGCGTCGAGCACCGCGTCGATTGCCTCGTCGCCGATTGCGTGCGCGGTCACCTGCAGGCCGGCGTCGTCGGCGCGCGCCACGAGGTCAGCGAGCTCGTCGGGGCCGACGACCCACTGCCCGGTCTCCTCGGGCGCGTCCGCGTACGGCTCCGAGAGCTTGGCGGTGTGGCCGCCGAGGCTGCCGTCCGTGAACGTCTTCACGCCGCCGACCTCGACCATCCCGGAGCCGTGGTTCGTGCGCAGTCCCGTCTCTACGAGGGCGTCGAGGTGGTCGCTCCAGTAGTTCAGGCGCACGCGCACCGACAGCTCGCCCGCGCGGTCGAGTTCGCGGAACGCCCGCGGCGAGTGCGACTGCCGCACCATGTCGTGGACGGCGGTGACGCCGTTCTCGTTGGCCTCGCGCTGGGCCGCGCGCAGCAGCGACTTCGTCTCCTCGGGGCCGGCGTCGCCCGCGTCGTGGACGACTTCCACGGCGTCCTCGACGATGCGGCCGTCGCCGACCACGTCGCTGTCGGGCAGCTCGTCGCCGTACTCGTTGAGGACGACCGCGTTCACGGTCGCCGTGTGCATGTCCTCGCGGACGGCCGCCACCGGCCGGTCCTCGCTGACCGCGTCGAGGTCGGACTGCCGGAGGTCCTCGCCGCCCCACGCGGACTCGTCGTACCCGAACCCGAGCACCCACTCGTCGTCCGTTTCGGCGGCCCGCTCCCGGAGGCGCTCGGTGACTTCCTCGGGCGACGACGCGCCGCGGAGGTCGGCGTGGACGCCGTACCGCCCCACCATCTCCATGTGCGTGTGCGCGTCCACGAACCCCGGGAGGACGACGCGCCCGTCGAGGTCGACGACCTCCGTGCCGGTGCCGACGAGGAACCCGACGTCGTAGTCGTTGGCGAGCTGGACGACGCGCCCGTCCCGGACCGCGAGCGCGTCGTAGGTCTCGTCCGGGTCGCCGAGCGTGTGGACCTCGCCGTTCCGCAGCACGAGGTCGGCTGCCGCAGTCATGTCTCGAAGGCGGGCGGCCGGGCGCTTAGACGTTCGGGAAGCGGCCGACGGCGCTACTGCGTGGCGACGAGCCGGGAGACCTGCTCGCGCCACTCGTCGGCGCTGTCACGGAGCGTCTCGTAGCCGTACTGTAGCGTCT
Proteins encoded in this window:
- a CDS encoding DNA double-strand break repair nuclease NurA is translated as MTLDPVHFDGIADLASQIRHEVDAEEHRDVAEETWANYLDPLYGDDGPVLEPLGEQRRCVADVEELALQPSPFDTAHGLDSGTINPKTFKNGLVLDLAQAAMSATPSDLDLHRSRTTITSVHSNDATVKMGTDWRKRDEGYWRGRIVHTAPLARDQERVVHGLALYLAESHHALEHAGEVDDLLLLDGPVYPKQLVNWADRHASLADLVTENELVAEVLENYVRLVERFAEKDVPLAGFVKSPASQALVRALRDRGRPTPWASDAAFFSQVLERREFDGDDYERVTDDLAWTGWFTSTLGADGVFADASELGVERELPAECYEVAFFVVYDPRTDLVHKVELPCAFAEDEDCRDAVERYVTSQVAAEAGPPKPVAKADELARIGATEKAELVRKLEQSFDSRRDENYDDQRWPDA
- a CDS encoding amidohydrolase, with protein sequence MTAAADLVLRNGEVHTLGDPDETYDALAVRDGRVVQLANDYDVGFLVGTGTEVVDLDGRVVLPGFVDAHTHMEMVGRYGVHADLRGASSPEEVTERLRERAAETDDEWVLGFGYDESAWGGEDLRQSDLDAVSEDRPVAAVREDMHTATVNAVVLNEYGDELPDSDVVGDGRIVEDAVEVVHDAGDAGPEETKSLLRAAQREANENGVTAVHDMVRQSHSPRAFRELDRAGELSVRVRLNYWSDHLDALVETGLRTNHGSGMVEVGGVKTFTDGSLGGHTAKLSEPYADAPEETGQWVVGPDELADLVARADDAGLQVTAHAIGDEAIDAVLDAYEDCADAGASRHRIEHVELASDDAIERMSDLGVVASMQPNFLKWAGSEGLYEDRLGTERREASNRFPAYREAGVPLAFGSDCMPLDPLLGVHCAVNPPTEAQELSVTDALRAYTSGGAYAGFREDEQGVLEDGALADLVVLGESPWESPGEIRDIDVAATVVDGDVVYTAD
- the gpmI gene encoding 2,3-bisphosphoglycerate-independent phosphoglycerate mutase, producing the protein MQAALVILDGWGLADHDYRGGNAASTSHSQDSRDHLNAVEAADTPNFEAYADRGGFATLTTHGREVGLPRGQMGNSEVGHLTIGSGRVVLQEYTRINDAIADGELCENDAIGGALDHVERTGGRLHVVGLVSDGGVHSDHEHVHAILECAASRDLAATTHAFTDGRDTAPHGGENYLQTLQEVADEYGTGDVATVTGRYYAMDRDQNWERTKRAYDAIVNRNGDHRADSAVEAVRESYDRGDTDEFVEPTTVRGGDALSEGDAVVFCNFRADRARQLVRMLADVRPEDWEAEGVSTDPPAVPVATMTDYDETFDLPVAFESKRPADTLGEVLAEQSLTQLRVAESEKYPHVTYFLNGGREVEFPGERREIVESPDVPTYDLAPEMSAAGVTDVALDVLDADDPDALVLNYANPDMVGHTGDYEAAIEAVETVDDQLARLVPALRDAGAEVLVTADHGNADDMGTRDDPHTAHTFNPVPFVHLPADESDEGGRAVRDDGALRDVAPTLLDLVGVEKPTAMTGETLLD
- a CDS encoding ABC transporter ATP-binding protein — encoded protein: MTDRAIETRDLTKRYGDETAVEGLSLAIPEGNVYGFLGPNGAGKTTTMRMLTTLTKPSDGTGTVAGANIEDRDSVVSNIGYLPEEPPLHAELTGREQLRYIAGLRDLPEADAEARIDDLLGRFSLAGDADKRIGAYSKGMKQKVGIIQAMLHDPDVLFLDEPTSGLDPRAARTVRDTIADLTEGDATVFLSTHILPVVDELADTVGVLYDGRLVTEGSPDHLKTRAESGDERTLEDVFLEVTGGIGDEATGEA
- a CDS encoding inositol monophosphatase, translating into MLSTVENTAVRACLAGGRHLRERFGREVDAEFSRYDVKSAADRASEERMLDVIRDSHPDHAVYAEESGDVSVGGEYRWVVDPLDGTNNFVSGLPSFATAAAVLDDDGPAIGCVYVPVSDDLYVARRGGGVRYDGDYVSADGDVPTEKATVAFVIGHDVKRDGRLDDAAAMQAALGDATKRVVESWSPCVHWGALARGRLDGVVCFHPDDEEQHVGELLASEAGASTARPGDGVYVAATTPAVRDDLIAAVR